The Candidatus Defluviibacterium haderslevense DNA window TCATCTTCAAAGAACATAAAGGCGTTCACTTAATAGACTTAAATCGTACTTCCGATAGTCTTGAGAAAGCTGGCCAAGCTATCAAACAGATCGCCAAGTCTGGTAAGAAGATCATGTTCGTAGCTACTAAAAAACAAGCCAGAGATATCGTATCAACGATCGCTCAAAGTGTCAACATGCCTTTCGTAACCGATCGTTGGTTGGGAGGAATGATGACCAACTTTACTACGATCCGTCGTTCTGTTAAAAAAATGAACAACATCGAAAGAATGCTTACCGATGTGAACGTTACCAATATCACTAAAAAAGAACGATTAACTTTAAGTCGTGAACGCACCAAAATGGATCGCGTATTAGGTGGTATCGCTAACTTAAACAGATTGCCATCAGCGATATTCGTTGTTGACATTATGCATGAACATCTTGCTATTCAGGAAGCAGAAAAATTAGGTGTAAGAACATTCGCTATGGTGGATACCAATTCGGATCCAAATAAAGTGGACTTCCCTATTCCTTCCAATGATGATTCTTCTAAATCTATTGCTTTAATTACAGCATATATAGCAGAAGCCATCAAAGAAGGTCTTGCAGAAAGAGGCGCAGAAGCTGTTCCTGAAAATTAATTAACCGGGTACTTTTTTTATACATAAAAATAAATTTAAATGAGTGTTACATTATCTGCTACAGATGTAAAAAACCTTAGAGACGCTACAGGTGCAGGCATGATGGATTGTAAAGCAGCATTAACAGAAGCTGAAGGCGATTTTGAAAAAGCCATAGAAGTATTGCGCAAGAGAGGACAGAAATTATCCATAAAAAGAGCTGATCGCGATGCCAAAGAAGGTGCTGTTATCGCTATGGTTAATGCCGACAAAACAAAAGGTATCGTTATCAAACTTTCTTCAGAAACAGATTTTGTTTCTAAGAATGAAGATTTTATCAATAACGCTAAAAAAATCGCTGAAATAGCATTGAATACATTCCCTGCTACTTTGGAAGATCTTAAAAATCAAACATTCGAAGGGAATGTAACCATCGGAGATAAAACCACCGATTTAGTTGCTGCCATCGGAGAGAAAATAGAAGTAGCTAACTATGAAAGATTAGAAGCCCCTCAGGTGGAATTCTATATTCATATGGGCAATAAAGCCGGTGTATTGATAGGCTTGAATAAACGTGGAGAAGAATTCACAGAAGCTGGTCGAGATGCTGCTATGCAAGTAGCTGCAATGAAACCTGTAGCTTTAGATAAAGATCAAGTAGATTCTACTGTTATTGCTAAGGAGATCGAAATCGGAATGGAACAAGCACGAGCTGAAGGTAAACCTGAAGCTATGTTGGAAAAAATTGCAATGGGTAAATTAGAGCGTTTCTACAAAGACAGCACTTTATTGAATCAGCAGTTTGTAAAAGACGGAAGTCACACGATTAGTAGTTATCTAAAATCGAAGGATAAAGATTTAACCATAACAGGGTTCAAACACGTTATGTTAGGATAAAAAAAATTAGAAAGAAAAAGCGGATGATTTATCATTCGCTTTTTTTTTGCTCATATATTTGATTTTCATTCCACATCTTAGTTTTCCATATTATAAAATATCAATCCATGCTTAAATTCAAACGTATCTTATTAAAACTTAGCGGTGAATCGTTGATGGGTGAACAACAATTTGGAATAGATCCTGAGATGCTCGTCAATTATGCCAATCAAATAAAAAATATCGTCGCAGAAGGTATTGAAGTAGCAGTAGTCATCGGAGGTGGAAATATTTTTCGAGGGATGAATGGTAAGAATTCCAGTATCGAAAGAGTACAAGGTGATTATATGGGGATGCTAGCTACCGTGATCAATGGCATGGCATTACAAAGTGCATTGGAATCAGCAGGAGTATTCACCCGACTCATTTCAGCTATAGAAATGCGCCAGATCGCAGAACCCTACATCAGACGCAGAGCGATACGCCATTTAGAAAAAGGACGGGTTCTGATTTTTTCTGCAGGAACCGGAAATCCATATTTTACGACAGATTCCGCTGCCGCTCTTCGCGCCAGTGAAATTAATGCGGATGCTATACTCAAAGGAACCCGTGTGGAAGGCATTTATGATCACGATCCCGAGAAAAATCCCAATGCTAAAAAATTCGATGTGCTGAGTTTTGATCAAGTCATCGGAATGGATCTCAAAGTTATGGACATGACTGCATTCACTATATGTAAAGAAAATAATATCCCTATCATTGTATTCAATATTAATGATGAATCGAATCTGATCGGAATCATTCAGGGTAAAAAAATAGGAACCGTAGTGTCATAATTAAACATGGCACTCAGTAGTCTCATATCTTATTTATGGTGTATTAGGTCTTCATTCCCCTACTGGGACTTTTGTTTTGTTGGCTAAAGCCAAGTTACCAAACAATTCAATTCATAAAAAATGTATTAGATTTGTTGACAATTTTATCGAAACTATAAAATAAAAAAAAATGGGACATTTGAATTGGTTGGCCATCATTATCGCATCGTTATCAGCATTTGTTGTGGGTTATTTCTGGTATGGTCCAGCTCTGTTTGGAAAAACCTGGCAACGTGAAAATGGGCTTAGTGATGAAACCCTAAAGCAATCCAACATGGCTCAAGTATATGGTTCTGCATTGGGTCTTACATTTATGTTTTGTGTTTTATTATCCCTTAATATGATCACTTCCGATAAATCCGGTATGGCAGATGGTATAAAACATGGGATATATATCGGTGCTGGATTCGTAGGCACTAGCATTGGGATCAATTATTTATTTGCGCGAAAATCGTTCCGGTTATTTCTTATCGATGCCGGTTATTTTGTGGTGACGGCGGCGATTATGGGGGCGATTATAGGGTCGTGGGGGTATTAA harbors:
- a CDS encoding elongation factor Ts; translated protein: MSVTLSATDVKNLRDATGAGMMDCKAALTEAEGDFEKAIEVLRKRGQKLSIKRADRDAKEGAVIAMVNADKTKGIVIKLSSETDFVSKNEDFINNAKKIAEIALNTFPATLEDLKNQTFEGNVTIGDKTTDLVAAIGEKIEVANYERLEAPQVEFYIHMGNKAGVLIGLNKRGEEFTEAGRDAAMQVAAMKPVALDKDQVDSTVIAKEIEIGMEQARAEGKPEAMLEKIAMGKLERFYKDSTLLNQQFVKDGSHTISSYLKSKDKDLTITGFKHVMLG
- the rpsB gene encoding 30S ribosomal protein S2; translated protein: MEKPSYNQMLDAGVHFGHLKKKWNPKMRPFIFKEHKGVHLIDLNRTSDSLEKAGQAIKQIAKSGKKIMFVATKKQARDIVSTIAQSVNMPFVTDRWLGGMMTNFTTIRRSVKKMNNIERMLTDVNVTNITKKERLTLSRERTKMDRVLGGIANLNRLPSAIFVVDIMHEHLAIQEAEKLGVRTFAMVDTNSDPNKVDFPIPSNDDSSKSIALITAYIAEAIKEGLAERGAEAVPEN
- a CDS encoding DUF1761 domain-containing protein is translated as MGHLNWLAIIIASLSAFVVGYFWYGPALFGKTWQRENGLSDETLKQSNMAQVYGSALGLTFMFCVLLSLNMITSDKSGMADGIKHGIYIGAGFVGTSIGINYLFARKSFRLFLIDAGYFVVTAAIMGAIIGSWGY
- a CDS encoding UMP kinase — translated: MLKFKRILLKLSGESLMGEQQFGIDPEMLVNYANQIKNIVAEGIEVAVVIGGGNIFRGMNGKNSSIERVQGDYMGMLATVINGMALQSALESAGVFTRLISAIEMRQIAEPYIRRRAIRHLEKGRVLIFSAGTGNPYFTTDSAAALRASEINADAILKGTRVEGIYDHDPEKNPNAKKFDVLSFDQVIGMDLKVMDMTAFTICKENNIPIIVFNINDESNLIGIIQGKKIGTVVS